The Juglans microcarpa x Juglans regia isolate MS1-56 chromosome 8D, Jm3101_v1.0, whole genome shotgun sequence genomic sequence aatatgcaaacgtcccttggacgttacttactgctagtatatatatatttatatatatatatatatatatgttgaaattaaaattaaagaaacaatTAAAAAGTTGGATTgcaagttttgtttttcttccagaaatgataaaataacacCCACTTAATTAACaagttatacaaaatttattcatagatattaatacttttaaaaaatttccattttttttttttaatttaaggtgtctcatgaattttaaaaataatattactttactATGTAGGAGTATTAATGCAGTTGTCATTGTACCACtgttaatttgttttgttatatttttttcttttaataatttaaaggAATCTCATGAAGCTTGAAGAAGCTGCTGATCatctttcttttaataatttaacgagtaatattagatacaagtctcaaatagataagttctatataaattttttgtaaaataatgggtctcactaataaataataattttttttacacttttttaagataggatcatttttttacaaaagtttgtatgaaacttatctatttaagatttatacaaattatttctctattttaacgCGGCATTGACTCAATGACTTCACCAAGTCCTTGAGGAAATTGCCATGAACATACCATCAACTGATAGGAATGGTGTGAGAAAGCGGCATGGCCTGGACTTGTCCTTTTGAAGGAGAGTCGATGTTTTCCAACTCTCTACATCCAGTAAGTACAGTGATCATCAGGCATTGCATACAAACATAAATGACTAATTTCTTCCATGGCCTTATCTACAATATTCTCTTTTAGTTcatcaacttctcataaatatatttaaattcatcttaacattcaaatatatttataataaacaattctcaTCTATCTTAGATGGACCCtataaaattcaatttatcatctcaactcactataatttttaaagaacgcAACTTAGCTCAgtatccaaacacagccttagatgaaagatgaaagttgaaaaaaaaacagttagaatataattttttaatattattattattttgatatttaaaaaaattgaattgagatttggcTGTAATATAGAGTCAAGACATTAAGGACAAGAAACGCCAAAGTAAGATCCTACCCaacaatttattcttttatcttcCCTTTTCTAACTTCATGTGATAGTGTGGGACATCCATATGCAATAATTATGGTCTTGACGAATATAATCCTGATCGTAATTAGGGAGGTAAATAAATTAGTCTGTTTAATAGTTCGCTCGGTAATCTTTCAGTTAAACTCGAGTTGAACTcgacttttgaaaaaaaaaactcgctcgtgaaaatagatatttgctcgattagtaaatgacacataccctaTAAAACTTTGACTATACTCGGCTAAGGCTTTTTAAGGCCTACTCGTTTATGCctgagtcgactcgttagctcgactcgattaaagctatttcatatattgataaataaatacatatatatatatatgtatgagctAAATCTAAGCATAGAACTTTTatgattaaatatataatatattacctaattacttatgcTTATATACTGAATATACTTCgtagctatattttataatttatacaataattaatcgataagatttaataacttcatatactagtatgtggtaaccatatatgaaatagatatatgctatcatattatgtgtatgtattaataatttatataggcatataacattttattattatggatgaatatcaactagttagatattaattatttataaatttataaaatcttataatttaatagagattctacttgttaattgtacaaatttaatattagattttttattttttattttttccggaACTCTTGAGAACATTGTGTGAAAATGGCATCTAAAGTTAGAAGAAGTTGCAAGGAAATTGGATACAACCAACGTGGCAGCGGCTTCCTATGATTTTGGAACATGCAAGTAATTGGTGTGAAGGAGTTATCAAGCCTGACGTACTTACGGCGTCAACTCACCTTTAGATTTGTTTCTGCTTTCAGGATGATTTACTTTGctttgttttcaatttattgttttcttttctaggcttcgtttggttacttaactcatctcaactcatttcaactcatcattataattttttcaaattctaatacaaaatataataaacaatttaactttttcaaattctaaaataataataatattaaaaaataatattctaataatattttatcatctcaactcaactcaactcaactcactttaacattcaaacacaacctaagtATTTCCTTTATCAATTGTCTACTTTCCTTTTGTAATctccataaatattaatttaacacGGCATTGACTCAATGCATTACTTAACGCGGCATTGACTCAATGACGAATCAATTTAACGCGGCATGGCCTGGAGTTGTCCTGTTAAAGGAGAGTCGATGATTTCCAACTCTCTACATCCAGTAAGTAGAGTGATCAGGCATTACATACACACACGTACACTGAGTAATTTCCATCATGGCCTTATCTACAATCCCTTCATggtcttcttcttcagtcaccTCTCCATGGCTCTACGATGTGTTCTTGAGCTTTAGAGGAGAAGATACCCGTTATACTTTTACTGCCCATCTATACCATGCTTTGATTCAAAAGGGAATCCGTACCTTCGTAGATGATGATGAAGTTAAAAGGGGTGATGAGATTTCAACTAAACTCCTCCCAGCCATAGAAGATTCAAGGATTTCCATCATTGTATTCTCAAAAAATTATGCATCCTCAACATGGTGTTTGGATGAGTTAGTGAAGATTCTTGAGTCTAAAAAATCAAAGCAACAAATAGTTTTACCTGTGTTTTACCACGTAGATCCATCAGATATTAGACATCAAAGAGGAACTTTTGGAGAAGCATTGGCTAAACATGCAGAGAAATTGAATGGAGACATGAAGTTTCAGATGTGGAAGGCAGCCCTACGAGAAGTTGCTAATTTGTCAGGAGACCATCTGATCAGAAATGGGTATTTCTAgctgcttaattaatttgtgcTGTTCATTCATGATTTCCCCCCATTCTATCATATGTATAAATCACTAACTAGTCTGCATCTTGTATATATATGGGTTTTAATATGGAActaaaacattaatttctttataagttTATTGGAAATTAAAGCTGAATAAATTGAACTAATCACAACCTGAATGAAACTATATAAAAATCTAAGTTTTTGTTTGGCCTTTTTATGATCGCAAACTAAAGTACATGCAGAGATTGATCAACTCGTACGCTCTGCTTATGTTCCTTGTCTttcttattttagtttattttcaggttgttggaaaaaatttatttagattATGTTCCTAATTGTTTTTCATGCGAAGAGCACTATTCATTAATTAAtcctttttctttatattgtatataaataggAACGAATCTAAATTCATTGATGGAATCGTTCAAGAGGTATCAAGAATAGTAAATCATTCATATTTACCTGTTGCAAAGTATCCAGTTGGATTAGACTCCAAGGTACGAGATATCATGAAATATTTGCATGTAAGCATTGGGACAAATGACGTGCGAATGGTAGGGATCTTAGGAGTTGGTGGAATTGGAAAGACAACTCTAGCCAAATCAATTTATAACTCAATTGATTTTGCATTTGAAGCTAGTTGTTTTCTTCCAATTGATAGCGACACTGCGAATCAAGCGTATCGTTTGGTCCAACTACAAGAGACCCTTCTTTCTAAGATCTTTGGAGATTGTAAAAGTTTGAAGGTTGATAGTATTGATACGGGAAGCACTATGATAAAGCACATGCTTCGTTCTAAAAGAGTTCTTCTAATTCTTGATGATGTAGATCACTTGACCCAACTAGAAACCTTAACAGGAGGTCATGATTGGTTTGGTAAAGGAAGTAGAATCATAATCACAACAAGAGATCAGCACCTATTGACTACTCATGGAGTTGATTCAACATACAAGATGACGGGGTTGAATCACGACGATGCTTTTGAACTATTTTGTTGGCATgctttcaaaagaaataaaccGGATGACGGTTATGGAGAATTTGTAGAACAGATCATAAATTATGCTGGGAGCCTTCCACTAGTTTTGACGGTGCTGGGTTCGGATTTATATGGCAGAAGTAAAAAAGAGTGGGAAAGTGCATTGGATCAGTACGGGAAAATCCCTCACCAAGATATTCAGAGAATACTTCAAACAAGTTACAATAGATtaagtgaaaatgaaaagaatatttttcttgatatcgCTTGTTGTTTTATTGGAGATGTATTTGATGATGTCATTAAGATACTAGATAGTTTTGATTTTTGCCCAAACTTTTGGATCCCACGACTTAGGGAGAAGTGCCTTATTTCTGAGCTCAATGGAAAGTTGCAAATGCATGACTTGTTACGAGACATGGGTAGAGAAGTTGTTCGACAACAATCACACGAAAAGCCAGGAGCACGTAGCAGATTGTTTAATCATGAAGACGTTCGTGATGTATTGGAGGTAGATACAGTAAGTCAGATCAAGATCTCTTTTAATTAAACATTAATTGTTTCTTTGCCACATGCGACATATGGTACTTttatttatgtgtatatatatatatatatatatatatatgaataaataaataattttgtttaaaaaaataaacattgtgATTGTTGCCACCCTTAAACATTGTCTTACTATATAGGGAACAGAGAACGTTCAAGCAATAGTGGTAGATTTTCCTGAAGACGATGACATGATACGCTTGAGTTCAAAGGCATTCAAGAAGATGAAAAGACTCCGATTATTTAGATGCCGCAATGCACGGTTTTCTGGAGAACTTAAATCTCTACCTAATGGAATAAGAGTGCTTGATTGGCCTAAATGTCCTTTACAATCTCTCCCACAATTTCACGGAGACAGACTTGTTATACTACGAATGCCCTTTAGTCTAATCCAGGAGATACGCTTGGAATTTAAGgtacaattattattattttcaatatttatttcttcaaaCTTAGTTtgatgttcttttctttttaacagaATCTCAAGGTTATGGATTTCCGTGGTTGTGAATTCATAACGAAACTCTCGGATATTTCAAGTTGCCCAAATCtgatgaaaataaatcttaGCTATTGTAAAAATCTAGTTGAAGTTCATGATTCTGTTGGATTAATCCTTGATAAGCTTGTTAACTTGAGACTTAATGGATGTTTCAATCTAAAGAGCTTTCCAAGGAGACTCCAATTGAGATCTCTGGGATTCCTTGATCTTAATGATTGCTCAAGCCTTCAAAACTTTCCTGAAATCGAATGTGAAATGGGAAATTTACGTGAAGTCCACTTAAGGGGCACCGCAATAGAAGAATTGCCTTCATCCATTGGGTACCTCACTGGGCTTGAAAGTTTAGAGCTAGGTAGCTGCGTAAACCTTAAGCGTCTACCAAGTAGCATTCATCAGTTGAGATCTCTTGGGTGGATTGAGCTCAACGATTGTCcaaatattataagttttggGATGGAGGAGGAGGTGCATAATGGACAACCCACAAATTCAATCGCTTCtagttttcatttatttcttacAAACTCTGGCCTATCAAAATCGAATTTCTTGGGgccatttcatttctttcccaaactGGGCTATTTGGAACTATTAGGCAGTGATATCGTAAGCATTCCTTCAAGCATCAAAACATATGTTAGATTGTGGTATGTTTCTTTGAATGATTGCAAGCAActtcaagaaattaaagagtTTCCACCGAATCTAAAAGTGGTAAGTGCTAGTGGATGCATATCACTGGAAAGTTTACCAGAAATATCAAAAGAATTCAATTTCCCACGGCTCGAATGGATTGGCTTGGCCGGATGCTATAAAGTGAATATGGAAAATTGGATGTCAAATCCTGCATGGAATCAAGTAagtccctatatatatatatatatatatatatatatatatatatatttctcgtTTCCTTTTATACTCGTTTTGTGTGCCtaattggtttatatatatgaatatagttgaaatatattttatgatgtaTTCATTCAACAGGCTGAGATGATATTTCCGGGAAAGAAGATTCCAGATTGGTTCAGCCATTGCAAGGAGATCACTTCAAATAGTCATCGGTGTGAATTTGATATTAAAGTGGCCCCACCGTATAATTTGGATGACATCATAGGAATTGCTCTTTGCGCTGTTATTGAACCCGTTGCAACTATTATTTTGGCAGTTTCAATCATGAGAGGAGACACCTGCGCCAGGAATTATTGGGATGCACGTGCAACATTTGATGAAATTGATTCAGATCATGTATGGTTAAGGTACTTAACTACAGAAGATATTACGTGCCTACGAGCTGTGAGTGTAGATCAGGCAGATGATCTGGGGATTACATTTGAAAGCAGAGATCCAAATTCAATGATCTTCAAACGTTGCGGAGTTCATCTGTTATACAAACAGCATGAACAGAATGCCAAAGATCATGCAGGTCATGTGCCccatcatgaaaatattgatgtCCATTTGAATGCACCCATTGAAGATATTGGAAATTTAGCAAATCCAATGGGTGGAAGTCAGCTTTCTAAGAGGCGTCTTGTTGATTATGATGACTACGAAGATGATCACAACATTGAATCCAACTTGTACGCACAACAAAGGAAGCCTGCTTCAACcttggaaatcaaaatttttCTGATTTCAAGTGTATGGAGGAGCAGTTATGTAAagtagttatttttattttgtatttaacttAAGcttcatatgaatgaaaatatgattatttagcCTGAAATATTTGGAGGCTCCTCAAATTGCCAATAgtactattattttttgatgGTTCATCCATGCAAATTCTAGCATATCCGTGTGGTACCTTACATGGAGAgggcttttctttttattagaagAACAAGAACTACAAAACAGAACTCGAAGGTAGTTTCCAAAAATACCTTCgagtttatatatacacatataaagTTGTACCTTCCAGGGACTCCTTGTAAGATCCAACCCACTACCAGCCCCAGGCTCATGGGAAACGTTTCCAGGATCCACGACGCACGGTTTCACGTccaccttccattttcatgcatgcccATTCATCCTTTTTCTCTAGGTTTTACCTTTTACTTtttatagcttatatatatgtgttaagCATCCTTGACCTAGTTTCAGTGCCGCTACTATCTCTTCACGCTCTCAGCCATTTAAACTTGTCTGAGTCTCCATCTCTCACTGTGAACCTCTGTCCAGGCCGCATCACCACGCACTAGCCATCTTTCCTCTGTACAACACTAAACCGTAAGGCTCGGTTAACAACCAGTGAACTGCCACCACCAAGCCGATCCACGTGCCGCAACTCCACCAAACACAGCCCACGTCGGTACCTCAGTCACTCTGAGTTCACCACCTCAACTGTGCGCCACCGCCCCTCCGAGTTTCCCGTCCGATTCTCAATTGTCGGTAAAGACCACCACCCCTGTTTTTACACCAAGAAACAGAGAAATTTCCTCCATCGTGTGCCATCAACCTGCCAACCCATGCCGCCAGCCGTCGTCCCACCACCCTCTATCCGTCGTACGCCACCTCAATCTCTCGGTAAGCCACCAACCTCTCTCGTTGTATCTCCCTCTGtctcttctctcacatttgctctctctccctctctcggtttcagctctctctctctctctctctctctctctcccggtGCGACGTCGTCGGGGAAGTCACCACCATCATAGCCTAGCTTCCGTCGCACTCCCATGGTGCCACTGCCTCAGTTTTCCGTGGGTAAGTACCTACTGCTGCTCACGTTTTGGGCCtctacttgtttttatttttgttgttgttcatACTTACTTAAAAAGGAAACATAGGGTATATATCGTTACATAGCAGGAAGGAGGgtgtattttggtttttttaccTTTCTACCCTTCTAATTAAAagcatgctttatttttttggaaaggCTTTTCAATGGACTACAAGACTTATATTGTTGGACTCAAattctctttataattatattctcTACTATGAGATTTTATACTTAcacttcaatagtaaataagttagatttttttttttttaatgtttagtCGAATTTATTAAAgggacattgatgattttagaaagcgatgatatattttgagattatcagaattttaagttttgagaaattataataagttatttgagaagcttaggcttaaatattaaagtacatgttcaattgaaatttacgggaattacgtgattaCCTTATAGGTGACGAATAAtaattgttcggcattgttgatgaaatttttgggaaagctaagaagtccaagtaagcggagttcctatgctaagctttatacaaattattgagactgaagttgactttctaaaaactttacttattttgtgatgaaataagaacttgagaaaaaccaacctcgatcgtttatttgcattactcatgaaatctgtacgaaaaaataaaaatattttctgacatgcattgtgtagacatgagctaaattttgtcatgttgtctctaAAATacgaaaaagagcgatattgagaatctgaaaaattgtgcattgaatTAGAAAGATactctgacttttgttttcagtatgtgaaaatgatctgattatgttttggtactctgttttattttaatatggcatctgaaaaactttggcatggtgtattgattttgtatctgactctatcTCTGCTCTGCtatgttatgctctgctctgtttgggttggtaccaacttatCTGTCTCTGagtacacccactttggaaacaaagtgattttattgtggtctttcctgtgtgcacgctcgggactccgagaagaataagagaaagagTTCACATTTATCTCTGCCCGGTTtagccaccggggatagcacaatcTTACCACGGGGGTAAAACATGGTCTTTGCTATGTAagatattttgttctgcataccgtactttgtaaatgcttatgtttacacgctagcatatgtcttctgcttactgagttgttgataactcacccccccttattttcataatatttttcagatgatttgaatattccagttgaggatcaagaatatggagcatagATGAGAGAAGTTAAGAATGATGGTTTAAGCATAGAtgagaaaagttaaaaatgatggtttaagcatagaaggTTTACACGAGTATTGAGAATTTTTAGTCAGTAAGCTTATTGTGCTCTAATGATGTGATTTGTTGGGAGGTTAATGtttatattaagactttgtattgtcttagaaaaattatactggAGTAgttgatgtgaattaatgagtattttgtacgatagaaaaaaaattagagtatgtactctgtgaaaggaaaatgatttttaggtgacatgagttaactctccaaaCTCTCAGGGACGGGGCATTACACTCCTTCTGCtgcatctttcttttttgactGCTGTTTTCCCAAGTAGTCCAAAATAACATCTGGGGCTTCTATTTCCACAATCACCTTGAAAGTGAATCTGCAAGATATGCGAATTACACTAGCATTCCTATTAcctaaatttcaagaaaaatggacttATGATCAACTTTAATTTCTGTTATTTGATGAGATCATAAGTCCTGAGTAAATTTCTCTCTGAAAACAAAGGGTCCATATTATCATGGACTCACACCTGCAGTCCATGACAATAGACAACTTGCCCAAAAGAGATTATGCATATGTGTGCGTGTTCTGTATACATATGTCAAAAGGCTAGAATTTTTGGCTCAAAATCTCTGTCAAAAGGCTGTTGTACCGTCAACTTGTCAAATCCAATTGCATCAGGGGGTATTTACATCTATAGGTGTTTCATCATATCCAATCAGTCTGGCTTCCATCTTGCAGCTTGACTTCAAAACTTCCTCCAAAGTTCTTGACTTCGGTATGTAGCCTTGAGCCTGCATCGTGGAGTGTTAAAACCTTCCAAGTTACGATATGCTAGCAAAGCAAGTCAATCGTGAATGTGTGACTGCAGCATGAAAACATTAGTACAATTATTGGTAGAATCATATTCAGGATTCCAAGAGATGCCGTACGGAGTCTGGCTTTTTCGATTATTCCTGATCTGTGTAATATACGATATGTTTCCAGGAGTCTCTATACACAAATGGCACCCAGAGAAGACTCTGCCAAGTCACCCAAAGCCTGATGCAAGAAGTGAAATCATTCCGAGTTAGTAATATAACAATTACATTCCCACACCCCCTTCCTTctctccaaaaagaaaaaaaaaaaacaaaactcaaaaaaaaaaaaatgatggctAGGAGGTCATTTCGTCATTGTCACCATgccacaacaaaaaaaattcacagaAGATTACAATGCCCACCTTCGGACATTTTGGCCCCTCAAGAAGACTCCCTTCAGGCGCTTGCATTTTAACAGCATCCACATACATTTCAAATGCCTCCACTTATTTCTGGGATTATTATTTGCAGAGTAAAGAAAGCCAATACAGAATAGAATCAAATTATCCTACACTACAGGTTATATGCCTATATTCTAAAACTGTAATGCATGACAAGTTCTAAGGTTCAACAAAGGCCAAATTTTATTCTCTGCGGTAAGAGAATGGAGAagctttttaattcaaatttgttTCAAGTGTATGGAGAAGcttcatatgaatgaaaatcGGATCATTTAGCCTAAGTATTCTTAGAGAGggctttcctttctttttactaGAAGAACAACCACCATTTCAGTAAGCATCCTGCATTGAGATTTCACGAATACATACAACAACTGATTGAGGTTTCAAGGTTTGTGCTAATCATTTCAGCAAAACTTTTTACAGTATCCTGCAACTTTGTTGTGTTAGTTTTAGAGAGGgagaataaaatactttttccACACTTGATATCCTGCAACTAAAATAATTGTACCTGTGGGCTGTATGTAGATCAGGATGATCACCAGCTTGGATTTTCATTTTAACTTGATAGTgattatacaaattaattaagtagcattccttttcattaagaaaagtgttagatttataaaaagaattcataaaaataaacatgataTAGACTGATATAACTTGATGTgaattgttaaatttattttacaacaaaaatagctttaaaatgtaacatattacattatatcacaccaatttataaatttatttttataaaaacgttttagatgaaatatttatatttctcaaTCAAAGAGAAGATTTGTTCACAACTCTATCATGTTTAGGgctgtaaattcaaaccggaaaaccggtctggaccggttttaccggttccaAACCAGTCCGGTCCAGGACTgcttcttagaatgtgaaaaccggccggttccagTCCGGTTCCGGTTTAAGGATtttccggaccggactggaccggacccgttgataaaaaaatatatataaaaaataatatttgtattattgtatatataagttttatacaaaatattatatatataaatattaatatatataagttttatatattatgtataattataaaattttatgtgaaatttttatatataatatatataattatatatattcatatatgtaataatttataaattataataagaaattattataatttataaattattacataaaatgttaatactaaatcactaaaagtttataactaatacaaatagtctaatatagactaatgactatagttataattaatactacaagtttttactaaaagtttataactagtattaatattaaatatatagtttataactaatactaatatataacttataactataccaatagtctaatattaatactattatataatctaatatattatttagctatactaatatataagtctataactaataGTTGTAGACtatttaactatttaactaatactaaaagtctaatatagactatagactatagttatacttataattaatgctaaaagtttttactaaaagtttataactaatactaatattaaatatatattttataactaatactaatatataactatactaatagtctaatatagactataattatacttatactaatatagctatactaaatcattaaaagtttata encodes the following:
- the LOC121242502 gene encoding disease resistance protein RPV1-like isoform X3, whose amino-acid sequence is MALSTIFSSSVTSPWLYDVFLSFRGEDTRYTFTAHLYHALIQKGIRTFVDDDEVKRGDEISTKLLPAIEDSRISIIVFSKNYASSTWCLDELVKILESKKSKQQIVLPVFYHVDPSDIRHQRGTFGEALAKHAEKLNGDMKFQMWKAALREVANLSGDHLIRNGNESKFIDGIVQEVSRIVNHSYLPVAKYPVGLDSKVRDIMKYLHVSIGTNDVRMVGILGVGGIGKTTLAKSIYNSIDFAFEASCFLPIDSDTANQAYRLVQLQETLLSKIFGDCKSLKVDSIDTGSTMIKHMLRSKRVLLILDDVDHLTQLETLTGGHDWFGKGSRIIITTRDQHLLTTHGVDSTYKMTGLNHDDAFELFCWHAFKRNKPDDGYGEFVEQIINYAGSLPLVLTVLGSDLYGRSKKEWESALDQYGKIPHQDIQRILQTSYNRLSENEKNIFLDIACCFIGDVFDDVIKILDSFDFCPNFWIPRLREKCLISELNGKLQMHDLLRDMGREVVRQQSHEKPGARSRLFNHEDVRDVLEVDTGTENVQAIVVDFPEDDDMIRLSSKAFKKMKRLRLFRCRNARFSGELKSLPNGIRVLDWPKCPLQSLPQFHGDRLVILRMPFSLIQEIRLEFKNLKVMDFRGCEFITKLSDISSCPNLMKINLSYCKNLVEVHDSVGLILDKLVNLRLNGCFNLKSFPRRLQLRSLGFLDLNDCSSLQNFPEIECEMGNLREVHLRGTAIEELPSSIGYLTGLESLELGSCVNLKRLPSSIHQLRSLGWIELNDCPNIISFGMEEEVHNGQPTNSIASSFHLFLTNSGLSKSNFLGPFHFFPKLGYLELLGSDIVSIPSSIKTYVRLWYVSLNDCKQLQEIKEFPPNLKVVSASGCISLESLPEISKEFNFPRLEWIGLAGCYKVNMENWMSNPAWNQVSPYIYFSFPFILVLCA